In Geotalea uraniireducens, the genomic window AACCAGGCCATTCGGGCACGGGAAATCAGGGTCATTGGCCCGAACAGCGAGCAGTTGGGAATCCTGTCTCTCCAGGAAGCGCTTTCACTTGCCGAAAGCCAACAGCTTGACCTGGTTGAGGTGTCTCCTACAGCAGTTCCTCCCGTGTGTCGGATCATGGACTACGGAAAGTTCAAATATCAGCAGAGCAAAAAGCTGCAAGAGGCCAAGAAAAAGCAGTCTCATGTCCAAGTGAAAGAAGTGAAACTTCGCCCAAAAACCGACGAACACGATCTCCTTTTCAAGATCAAAAATGTTCGCCGGTTCCTCGAGGAAGGGAACAAGGCGAAAATCACGTTAGTATTTCGTGGCCGTGAGATTACCCACGTTGACATCGGGATGAAGGCCCTGGAGCGTTTTGCTACTGATCTGGAAGATATTGCCGTTGTGGAATTCAAACCTAAAATGGAAGGGCGCAATATGTTCATGATTGTTGCCCCCAAGGCCAAAAAATAATCGATCGATAATCTGCATAAAGCACAAGGGAGGAAGCAATGCCGAAAATCAAGACAAATAGGGGCGCTGCAAAGCGTTTTAAAAAGACCGGTACGGGTAAGATTAAGCGTAGCCACGCCTTTACGAGCCACATCCTCACCTCCAAGACGAGGAAGCGAAAGCGCCAGCTGCGTTCGGGCGCCGTTGTCGCCGCAGTTGATCAGAAAAATATTGCCAAGCTCATTCCGTACATGTAACGGATGACATAAGTCCGTGAACCGTGAGGACACGTCTCCCCTTGCGGATCCGGCGAAATACCATGAAAAAGGAGTAGTAGATGCCACGCGTAAAGAGAGGCTTTAAAGCGAGACAGAGAAGAAACAAGGTACTGAAACTGGCGAAGGGATTCCGTGGTGCACGGAGCAAACTCTTCAGAAGTGCGACTGAAGCGGTTGACCGGGCATTGAACTATGCTTTCCGCGACCGGAAAGTGAAAAAACGCGATTTCCGGGCACTCTGGATCACCCGGATCAACGCTGCATCGAGAGATAACGGGCTGTCCTATAGCAAGCTGATTTACGGGTTGAAAAAGGCGAATGTCGAAATCGACCGAAAAGTTCTTGCAGATCTGGCGGTTTCTGATCCGAAAGGATTCTCGGAAATCGCCACTCTGGCAAAAGCACAGAATTAAACATACGGATGCAGTTGAAAAAGAAATGGAATGCCTGGCGTTCCATTTCTTTTTTTATAAAGGATAAACTCCATGAAAGAACAGCTGGAACGCTTGCTGTCGTCAGCATTGGAAGAAGTTGCCCGAGCAGACAGTGAAGATCTCCTGCAAGAGATACGAATTAAATATCTTGGCAAGAAGGGTGCGTTAACCGCAGTAATGAAGGGCCTTGGCGCGCTATCGAATGATGAGCGTCCGGTCATTGGTCAACTTGCCAATTCTGTAAAAGTAGAACTCGAAGAAAAATTGTCGGACACACTGCTGCAGATGCGGGAGACCACGCGCCAGCAGAAATTGGAGAGAGAGCGAATCGATATTACGCTGCCGGGCCGTAGGCAACATCTCGGCACGCGTCATCCGATCACGCTCGTTGCCGATGAAATTGCCGAGATTTTTGCAGGCCTTGGTTTCCAGGTGGCCGAAGGGCCGGAAATCGAACTCGATTTCTATAATTTCGAAGCACTCAATTTCCCCAAGGATCATCCCGCCCGTGACATGCAGGACACCTTCTTCGTCGACGATAACATTCTGTTGCGCACTCATACTTCACCGGTGCAGGTTCGCACGATGTTGAAACATGCACCTCCGGTCAGAATTATTTCACCGGGCACCGTCTACCGCTGCGATTCTGACGCGACTCACTCGCCAATGTTTCATCAGGTTGAGGGGCTGATGGTGGATAAAGGAGTGACGTTTGGTGATCTTAAGGGGATTCTGACCATTTTTGTCAATCAGTTCTTCGGAAAAGGGACTGGTGTTCGCTTGCGGCCGAGCTTTTTCCCTTTCACCGAGCCGAGCGCCGAAGTCGATATTGCCTGTGTCATGTGCAAGGGCAAAGGATGCCGGGTCTGTAAGCAGAGTGGATGGCTGGAAATTCTGGGAGCGGGCATGATTGATCCGGAAGTATATCGACATGTGGGCTATGATCCGGAATCTGTTTCGGGTTTTGCCTTCGGCATGGGCATTGAGCGTATCGCCATGCTGAAATACGGGATTGGCGACATGAGGCTGCTATTTGATAACGATGTACGTTTTCTGGGCCAATTCTAACCGCAAATCTCTCAGTGAAACACAACTACAAAGTGGATAGTGTGAAATTATGATAGTTACCTATAACTGGCTCAAAGAATTTGTCGATTTCGAACTGCCGTCTGCCGAATTGGCCGATCTTTTGACGATGCTCGGTCTGGAAGTTGAGGGAATAGAGCACGTAGGAAGCGGGCTTGATGACGTCGTTGTTGCGGTAGTCCAGGAAAAGAACAAACATCCCAATGCGGACAAATTGTCACTTTGTCAAGTCAATGACGGGACTACGACCTTCACGATTGTTTGTGGCGCACAGAATTTCAAGACTGGCGACAAAGTTGCCCTTGCCCGGATTGGCGCCGTACTTCCCGGCGATTTTAAAATCAAGCGATCAAAGATCAGGGGCGAAGAATCATGCGGGATGCTTTGTTCCGAAAAGGAACTTGGCCTTGCTAACGAATCGGCCGGGATCATGATCTTACCGGAAACAACCCCGCTTGGGGGGCCGGTTTTTGATGCGCTTGGCCTCAAAGATACCATTTTCGAGATTGGCTTGACACCGAACCGAGCCGATTGTCTCAGCGTAATCGGGATTGCCCGCGAAATCGCCGCAAAACTCGGTAAGTCTGTTAAATATCCGGAGATCGCTATTAACGAGTCAGCGACCGATGTGCAGTCACTGGCAAAAGTTATCATCAAGGATCCCGATCTGTGCCCGCGCTACACGGCTCGGCACATCGGCGGCTGTACGATCGGTCCGTCTCCCGCGTGGCTTGTCAAACGACTGGAAGCGGTCGGACTGCGTTCCATCAACAACGTTGTTGATGTGACGAATTACGTACAAATGGAGTATGGTCACCCGCTCCACGCCTTCGACGCCGATTTTCTTGCCGATCGTTCGATTATTGTCCAGCGCGCCGGAGAGGGGGAGTGTTTTCTGACTCTCGATGGCCAGGAACGCCCCCTGACTACCGCCGATCTGACCATTCGGGATGCCGAAAAGGCAGTAGCGCTTGCCGGGATCATGGGGGGGAGAAATTCTGAAATTCAGGATACCACGGTTAATATCCTGCTGGAGAGTGCGTATTTTTCTCCCTCCGCGATCCGCAAAAGCGCCCGCAGACTCGGGATACACACCGAATCCTCACACCGTTTTGAGCGTGGGGCCGACATAAACATCCTGCCACGGGCGCTTGACCGGGCAGCTGCACTGATCGCCGAACTTGCCGGTGGGGCTGTTGCGGCAGGGGTTATCGATGTCTACCCGCAGCAGATCGCACCACGAACGATCCCATTCCGCATTGACCGTTGCACTTCGTTGCTTGGCATTTCTCTGAGCAGCGCCGAAATGACCCGACTCTTGGAAAGTCTTGAGATGGTCGTCAAGCCTGATTCAGAAGCCAATGGTGTTTTATTGGTTACCGTCCCGTCGTTTCGCGTCGATGTGGAACGCGAAATCGACCTGATCGAGGAAATCGCCCGACTGAACGGATATGACAAGATCCCGGTAACCATGCCTAAAGCCCGGGTTCTCTCTGACCGTCCGTCCTCCCACTTACGTCTCGAACGGCAACTCAAGTCGCTGATGACCGGTCAAGGTTTTAATGAAGTGATCACCTTCAGCTTCATGGCTCCCGGCCATCTTGACAAAATTCGTCTCGATAGCGAAGATCAACGGCGCACAGTCGTGAAGCTCCGCAATCCGCTTGTTGAAGAACAGTCGGTTATGCGAACCACGCTTCTCCCTGGTCTTCTGGAGACTACCGCCCGCAATCTGAATTATCGCTCACTGGACCTGAAGATGTTCGAACTTCGGAGGATTTACCAACCGGTAGAAGGGGCTGAACTCCCCCATGAGCCTCTTTACCTGGGGGGGGTGTTGACCGGAAAACGATTCACCGACGGGTGGAACCAGAGCAATGAATCGCTTGACTTTTACGATGTCAAAGGAGTTATCGAGAATATCTTCGCGTCATTTAGGTTTTCGGGAATATCCTACCGGCAAGAAGTCATCCAACACTATTATCACCCGGGCAAATCATGCTCCGTTTTCCACGGCAACGAATTACTCGGCTCTTTTGGTGAAATCCATCCGGATGTGCAAGAAAATTTCGCGATATCACAACCGGTTTTCTATTTGGAGCTGAATTTCGAAAAATTAGTTGCCTTGCATAATGAGAAAGTGACCATTGTGCCTCCTTCGCGGTTCCCTGATTCGTACCGCGATATTGCCATGCTGGTGGCTGAAGAACTGCCAGCAGATTCTATCACTGATAGCATTTACGGGCTAAAAATTGGTGAAATAGAGCAGGCAATGATCTTTGACCTGTACAAAGGTCCAAATATTCCTGACGGATACAAGAGTATCGCCGTCAGAGTGCGTTATCGTTCCCGGGAGAAGACTCTCAACGATGATGAAGTTTCATCGCTGCATCAGCGGGTTGTAAGCAATCTGCAAAAGAAGCTGGATGTCTCGATCAGGTAAAAACAGGTTGATTATATCGACTCGCTGTGATATAAAACCAAGCGCCTTAGGTAAGCGAATTTAGTTGAAAATAATGCAATAAACACTGAGGGATATGTATGACCAAGGCCGATATTGTTGAGCAGATTTATGAAAAGGTGGGGTTCTCGAAAAAGGAGTCTGCAGATCTCGTCGAGCGTGTTTTCGGCTTGATCAAGGAAACCTTGGAGCAAGGCGAGAAAATTAAAATTGCTGGATTCGGCAATTTTGTGGTTAAGGAAAAAGCTGATCGTCGCGGACGCAACCCCCAGACCGGCGACGAAATTATCATTTCAGCTCGCAAGATTCTTACATTTAAACCAAGCCAAGTCCTCAAGTCGGCGATCAATTCGTAGCGGTCTTCCCTGGAGGGAAGGTGGAAGCGACGCTTCCGGACAAGCTCTATTTCAAGATCGGTGAGGTTTCCCGCTTGACGGCACTGAGACCTACGGTGCTGCGTTTCTGGGAAACCGAGTTTGCCGGCTTGTCTCCGGTTAAGAGTCGTTCCGGCCAACGCCTCTATACGAAGAGCGATATTGAGCTGGTCATGGCGATCAAGCAGCTGCTGTATGGTGAAAAGCTGACTATTGAGGGGGCCCGGCACCGGCTCCAGCAACGAAGCAAGCTAATAGTGCCGGAACCGACAGGTGACCGACCGGAACGGCAACGGCTCATTGCAGAGATAAAAGCGGATTTACTGAAACTGAAGAATATGCTGTAACATGCGCGTTTTTGTCGGGGCGTAGCGCAGCCTGGTAGCGCACCAGACTGGGGGTCTGGTGGTCGCTGGTTCGAATCCAGTCGCCCCGACCAATAAAAAACAGGGGGTTAGCTTGAAAAGCTGCCCCCTTGTTTTTTGCCAAATATTCCTACAATTTCTCACATCAAGCTCTTCACTCCTTTCAGGTGGTGACGTATGCATATTCTTGTGACCAATGATGACGGCGTGCATGCCCCAGGGATTGTTGCCCTCGCAGATGCATTGCGGCCCTTGGGGAACGTGACCGTCGTCGCTCCGGATCGCGAGATGAGTGCGGTAGGCCATGCCCTGACCCTTCATCATCCCCTGCGGGCCACGGAACTTGCTCCAGATGTCTTTGCCGTTGAAGGCACGCCAACGGACTGTGTCAACCTAGGGGTTCACCGCCTGCTTTCCAACCGCCCCGATTTGGTTGTGTCAGGCATCAACAGGGGTGGCAACCTGGGAGATGACATTACCTATTCGGGTACGGTGTCAGCGGCTATGGAAGCTAACCTGATGGGTTTTCCGGCATTCGCTATCTCTCTCGCCACCACGGGCCATGACGGCTATTATAATACCGCCGCAGCCTTCGCCGCCCAATTGGCGCGTACTATCATTGTCAATGGATTGCCGGCCGACACCTTCCTCAATGTCAATGTTCCGGATCTTCCCGAGGACCAAGTGCAGGGCGTGGCAATAACCACTC contains:
- the infC gene encoding translation initiation factor IF-3; the encoded protein is MAKPTVNINQAIRAREIRVIGPNSEQLGILSLQEALSLAESQQLDLVEVSPTAVPPVCRIMDYGKFKYQQSKKLQEAKKKQSHVQVKEVKLRPKTDEHDLLFKIKNVRRFLEEGNKAKITLVFRGREITHVDIGMKALERFATDLEDIAVVEFKPKMEGRNMFMIVAPKAKK
- the rpmI gene encoding 50S ribosomal protein L35, with product MPKIKTNRGAAKRFKKTGTGKIKRSHAFTSHILTSKTRKRKRQLRSGAVVAAVDQKNIAKLIPYM
- the rplT gene encoding 50S ribosomal protein L20, encoding MPRVKRGFKARQRRNKVLKLAKGFRGARSKLFRSATEAVDRALNYAFRDRKVKKRDFRALWITRINAASRDNGLSYSKLIYGLKKANVEIDRKVLADLAVSDPKGFSEIATLAKAQN
- the pheS gene encoding phenylalanine--tRNA ligase subunit alpha; the protein is MKEQLERLLSSALEEVARADSEDLLQEIRIKYLGKKGALTAVMKGLGALSNDERPVIGQLANSVKVELEEKLSDTLLQMRETTRQQKLERERIDITLPGRRQHLGTRHPITLVADEIAEIFAGLGFQVAEGPEIELDFYNFEALNFPKDHPARDMQDTFFVDDNILLRTHTSPVQVRTMLKHAPPVRIISPGTVYRCDSDATHSPMFHQVEGLMVDKGVTFGDLKGILTIFVNQFFGKGTGVRLRPSFFPFTEPSAEVDIACVMCKGKGCRVCKQSGWLEILGAGMIDPEVYRHVGYDPESVSGFAFGMGIERIAMLKYGIGDMRLLFDNDVRFLGQF
- the pheT gene encoding phenylalanine--tRNA ligase subunit beta, coding for MIVTYNWLKEFVDFELPSAELADLLTMLGLEVEGIEHVGSGLDDVVVAVVQEKNKHPNADKLSLCQVNDGTTTFTIVCGAQNFKTGDKVALARIGAVLPGDFKIKRSKIRGEESCGMLCSEKELGLANESAGIMILPETTPLGGPVFDALGLKDTIFEIGLTPNRADCLSVIGIAREIAAKLGKSVKYPEIAINESATDVQSLAKVIIKDPDLCPRYTARHIGGCTIGPSPAWLVKRLEAVGLRSINNVVDVTNYVQMEYGHPLHAFDADFLADRSIIVQRAGEGECFLTLDGQERPLTTADLTIRDAEKAVALAGIMGGRNSEIQDTTVNILLESAYFSPSAIRKSARRLGIHTESSHRFERGADINILPRALDRAAALIAELAGGAVAAGVIDVYPQQIAPRTIPFRIDRCTSLLGISLSSAEMTRLLESLEMVVKPDSEANGVLLVTVPSFRVDVEREIDLIEEIARLNGYDKIPVTMPKARVLSDRPSSHLRLERQLKSLMTGQGFNEVITFSFMAPGHLDKIRLDSEDQRRTVVKLRNPLVEEQSVMRTTLLPGLLETTARNLNYRSLDLKMFELRRIYQPVEGAELPHEPLYLGGVLTGKRFTDGWNQSNESLDFYDVKGVIENIFASFRFSGISYRQEVIQHYYHPGKSCSVFHGNELLGSFGEIHPDVQENFAISQPVFYLELNFEKLVALHNEKVTIVPPSRFPDSYRDIAMLVAEELPADSITDSIYGLKIGEIEQAMIFDLYKGPNIPDGYKSIAVRVRYRSREKTLNDDEVSSLHQRVVSNLQKKLDVSIR
- a CDS encoding integration host factor subunit alpha gives rise to the protein MTKADIVEQIYEKVGFSKKESADLVERVFGLIKETLEQGEKIKIAGFGNFVVKEKADRRGRNPQTGDEIIISARKILTFKPSQVLKSAINS
- a CDS encoding MerR family transcriptional regulator, which encodes MEATLPDKLYFKIGEVSRLTALRPTVLRFWETEFAGLSPVKSRSGQRLYTKSDIELVMAIKQLLYGEKLTIEGARHRLQQRSKLIVPEPTGDRPERQRLIAEIKADLLKLKNML
- the surE gene encoding 5'/3'-nucleotidase SurE, coding for MHILVTNDDGVHAPGIVALADALRPLGNVTVVAPDREMSAVGHALTLHHPLRATELAPDVFAVEGTPTDCVNLGVHRLLSNRPDLVVSGINRGGNLGDDITYSGTVSAAMEANLMGFPAFAISLATTGHDGYYNTAAAFAAQLARTIIVNGLPADTFLNVNVPDLPEDQVQGVAITTQGKRVYEGQIVAKTDPRGRHYFWIGSGIPDFSDEAGTDYFAVSRGKISITPLHLDLTNYASLEVLKNWRLS